The nucleotide sequence CCAGAAGGGGGTGGGCCTTATCATGCTCATCCTCATCGGCATCCTGCCCGGGGTCTATTCCCTGGACGCCGACCTGTCGCCCGGGGAGACGGCCATGGTGCGCCAGGCGGCGGCCCGGTTCACCGATTATTTCGACGCCCACCGGCTGGAGATCGACAAGGCCTACGCCAGCGGCGCGATCCGGGAGCTGCCCGAAAAAGCCTCGGCCGTGAACTGCGACGTGCGCGGGGCCGTGGCCGCCTCGGAAGATATCCAGCGCCAGCTAGCCCTGTATGATTCCATTGCCGCCATCCCGGCCGGGGAACGCTGGGAGCTGCGCACCGACATCCTGTGTCTGGACGACGCCGCCCGGATCATGCAGGGGCTTTCGGGCAGCGCCGCCGAGCGGGCCGAGATCGAGCAACTGCGCGAAACCTTGCGCCGGCCAACGGAATACGCCCCAAGCTGGGTCATCATGGCCGTGTCCCTGGCCCTTGGCGTGGGCACCATGGTCGGCTGGAAGCGCATTGTGGTCACCATCGGCGAGAAGATCGGCAAGACCAAGCTCAGCTACGCCCAGGGCGCTTCTGCCCAGATCGTGGCCATGGCCACCATCGGCCTGGCCGACGGCCTGGGGCTGCCGGTGTCCACCACCCACGTGCTGTCTTCCGGCGTGGCCGGGACCATGGCCGCCCACAAAAGCGGCCTGCAGATGCGCACCCTGCGCTCCATCGCCATGGCCTGGGTGTTCACCCTGCCGGCGGCCATGCTGCTGGGGGCCGGGTTCTTTTTCCTCTTCACGGCCTGGCTGTAGGGCCGACGCTGTCCGGCTTCGTCCGCTTTCTGCGGTTCCTTCAGGCCGCTTGACGGTATGCCCGGGCCGGCCGGGCTTGCCCGAACTCCGGTTTGCGCCTAGATAAGCGCCTGGCCGGCGCAATTGCGCCGCCACCGGACGTTCTCCTATGCTGCTGTATATCCATGTGCCCTTTTGCCGGAGCAAGTGCCGGTACTGCGCCTTTGTCTCGCGTCCCCTGGACATGGCCGAGGTGGAGGTCTACGCCACGGCCTTGCCGCTGGAGATCCGGCATTTCGGCAAGAAGCTCGGCCGGCCCAAGGTCGAGACCATTTATTTCGGCGGCGGCACGCCCACGCTGTTGCCGCCCTGGGCGCTGTCGCGCATCCTGCCGGAAATTACCCGCCATTTCGACGTGCATCCGGCCGTGGAATGGACGTTTGAGGGCAATCCCGATTCGGCTCTGGACCAGCAGTACCTGAGCATCCTGGTCGGGGCCGGGGTCAACCGCCTGAGCCTTGGTGTGCAGAGCTTTTCCGACGCCATGCTCAAGACCCTGGGCCGGCCCCATGACGCCAGGACGGCCCAGCTGGCCTTCGAGGCGGCCCGCAAGGCGGGGTTCGCCAACATCAGCCTGGACCTCATCTGGGGCTTGCCCGGCCAGCGCGAGGCCAGCTGGATGGAGGACCTCAAGGCGGCCGTGCGTCTGCGGCCGGAACATCTGTCCTGTTACGGCCTGACCCTGGAGCCGGGCACGCCCCTGGCCGCCTCGGCCGAGGCCGGCGAGCTGGAGCTGCCGCCGGATGGCGAACAGGGCCGCATGTACGTGCATGGGGCGGAGTTTCTGGAAGAGCAGGGCTACCTGCAATACGAAATCTCGAATTACGCCCGCATGGGTTTCCAAAGCCGCCACAATTCGGGCTACTGGGAAGGCCGGGACTATCTGGGGCTGGGGCCGGGGGCGGTGTCCACCGTGGCCGGGGTGCGCCATGAAAATCCCCGCGACGTGCGCGACTGGGCTGTCCAGGCCAAGGTCGGGCGCTGCGGCGTCGGCGGGGTGGCGCTCTCGCGTGAGGAGCGCATCCGCGAACTGGTCATGCTCTCGCTGCGAACGGCCAAGGGGCTTCGGCTGGGGCTTTACAAGCGGTTGACCGGAATTGATTTTCTTAAGGAAAACGAAGCGCTCGTCACCGCCTTGCGGCAAAAGGAGCTGGTGCGTCTGAGCGCCGGGCATCTGCGGCTGACCAAGAACGGCTTTCTAGTCAGCAACCTCATCCTGGAGCGCCTGCGGTTCTAACGGTTGCCACCGCGTCGGTCTTCTTCGCCTTACCCCCAAGGAATTTCTTCTCGCCACTCCCGCCCACCGCAACAGCAACGCTCCTCCTTTAAAACCCATTCGGGGGGTCTGGGGGTCTCAGGCCCCCAGCCGCCGGAGGCATCTTCCTGTATTTCCAGGCTTTCACTCTCCTCTACATGCCACCATTAGCCGCCGGCAAGGCGTCGGCCAGGGCGGCGGGGGGCTTGTGGCCGTCGAGGACGGCGGCGTAGGTCAGGGCGTCTTCGCGGAATTCGGCCAGCCGGGCGCGGGGCAGGGGCGTGGCTTCGGCGGTGTCGTTATCCAGGGCGTTGACCGGCCGGCCGTCGGCGTACATGCGGAAATCGAGGTGGGGGCCGGTGGCGTAGCCGGTGGCCCCGACGTAGCCGATGACCTGGCCTTGGACCACGCGGCTGCCCTGGGCGATGCCCTTGGCGAAGCGGCTTAAGTGGTTGTAGCGGGTGACGTAGGTTTTGCCGTGGCGCACGGTCAGGTAGTTGCCGGCGGCGTGGTTGCGGCCGCGTTCGATGACCACGCCGTCGCCCACGGTCCAGATGGGGGTGCCGGTGGGGGCGGCGTAGTCCACGCCGTAGTGGGCTTTGCGGACCTTGAGGATGGGGTGCAGGCGCGAGGCGGTGAAGCCCGAGGTGACGCGCAGAAATGACAGGGGGGCGCGCAGGAAGGTCTTGCGCAGGGGGACGCCTTCGGCGTCGTAGTATTCCAGGCGGCCCTTGTCGCCGAGGATGCCGTAGCCTTCCAGGACCTTGTCGCCGCTGGTGTAGCGGGCGGCCAGCACGCGGC is from Solidesulfovibrio magneticus RS-1 and encodes:
- the hemW gene encoding radical SAM family heme chaperone HemW — protein: MLLYIHVPFCRSKCRYCAFVSRPLDMAEVEVYATALPLEIRHFGKKLGRPKVETIYFGGGTPTLLPPWALSRILPEITRHFDVHPAVEWTFEGNPDSALDQQYLSILVGAGVNRLSLGVQSFSDAMLKTLGRPHDARTAQLAFEAARKAGFANISLDLIWGLPGQREASWMEDLKAAVRLRPEHLSCYGLTLEPGTPLAASAEAGELELPPDGEQGRMYVHGAEFLEEQGYLQYEISNYARMGFQSRHNSGYWEGRDYLGLGPGAVSTVAGVRHENPRDVRDWAVQAKVGRCGVGGVALSREERIRELVMLSLRTAKGLRLGLYKRLTGIDFLKENEALVTALRQKELVRLSAGHLRLTKNGFLVSNLILERLRF
- a CDS encoding inorganic phosphate transporter; amino-acid sequence: MLQSLASLDGHTLILLCLSLGIALAFEFVNGFHDTANAVATVIYTKALRATTAVVLSGICNFLGVLLGGIAVAYSIVHLLPVDLLVSVNSNLGLAMVFSLLVSAILWNFGTWYLGLPASSSHTLIGAILGVGLANAVREGLPAGAGVNWHKAIEVGLSLFISPIIGFVLAGGLLLLLQRLLKNPALHRPPQGDAPPPPAMRAALILSGLGVSLAHGSNDGQKGVGLIMLILIGILPGVYSLDADLSPGETAMVRQAAARFTDYFDAHRLEIDKAYASGAIRELPEKASAVNCDVRGAVAASEDIQRQLALYDSIAAIPAGERWELRTDILCLDDAARIMQGLSGSAAERAEIEQLRETLRRPTEYAPSWVIMAVSLALGVGTMVGWKRIVVTIGEKIGKTKLSYAQGASAQIVAMATIGLADGLGLPVSTTHVLSSGVAGTMAAHKSGLQMRTLRSIAMAWVFTLPAAMLLGAGFFFLFTAWL